One stretch of Tepiditoga spiralis DNA includes these proteins:
- a CDS encoding M3 family oligoendopeptidase yields MYTDEKIVKPKRKFFPEDINLNSFETVKGIFEKLLDEEINSTEELLEFIKKVSEFNNILSEEMAWKYINMTRFADKEEYSKDFNTFYANVVSPSNKYDFEINKKIYNNKYFKNLPEDFELMKKIIANEIEMFREENIPLQIKENELTTKYAEIMSKLTVEFDGKEMTLIQLGKYLKDPDRNIREKAWRVGAEKINEKAKELNNLFDELKKIRIKIAKNAGFDNYRDYMHKAKGRFDYTPEDLIEFHNSVEKVVLPVLKDLNNKKAKKLNVEKLRPWDTTVDPDGKILKPFETTEEFINSAIKILHNVKPEFGENLNKMKNSGFLDLENRKGKAPGGYNYPLSETGAPFIFMNAIGMQGDVRTLLHESGHAMHSFSMNWIPYSYYHQTPSEVAELASMSMELLTLDYLNEYYTDKEDIKKAVLEQFERSLDVLPWVMTVDAFQHWIYLNPDHTADERTNYFKDLMDRFNTDIDWTNLDEEKGNRWLRQLHIFEVPFYYIEYAMSQLGALAIYKNFKENGKKAVEQYEAFLKLGYTKPVSELYRAAGIKFDFSEKYIGELMEFMKKEIEKAESL; encoded by the coding sequence ATGTATACAGATGAAAAAATTGTTAAACCAAAAAGAAAGTTTTTTCCAGAAGATATCAACTTAAACTCTTTCGAAACTGTAAAAGGTATTTTTGAAAAATTATTAGACGAAGAAATTAATTCAACAGAAGAATTATTAGAGTTTATAAAAAAAGTTAGTGAGTTCAATAATATTTTATCAGAAGAAATGGCTTGGAAATATATTAATATGACAAGATTTGCAGATAAAGAAGAATATTCAAAAGATTTTAATACTTTTTATGCAAATGTAGTATCTCCAAGTAATAAATACGATTTTGAAATTAATAAAAAAATATACAACAATAAATACTTTAAAAATCTCCCAGAGGATTTTGAATTAATGAAAAAAATAATAGCAAATGAAATTGAAATGTTTAGGGAAGAAAACATACCACTTCAAATAAAAGAAAATGAATTAACAACTAAATATGCAGAAATAATGTCAAAATTAACAGTTGAATTTGATGGAAAAGAAATGACTTTAATTCAACTTGGAAAGTATTTAAAAGATCCTGATAGAAATATTAGAGAAAAAGCTTGGAGAGTTGGAGCAGAAAAAATAAATGAAAAAGCAAAAGAATTAAATAATTTATTTGACGAATTAAAAAAAATAAGAATAAAAATAGCAAAAAATGCAGGCTTTGATAATTATAGAGATTATATGCATAAAGCTAAAGGAAGATTCGATTATACTCCAGAAGATCTAATTGAATTTCATAATTCAGTAGAAAAAGTAGTTCTTCCTGTTTTAAAAGATTTAAACAATAAAAAAGCAAAAAAATTGAATGTAGAAAAATTAAGACCTTGGGATACAACAGTAGATCCAGATGGAAAAATTTTAAAACCATTTGAAACAACAGAAGAATTTATAAATAGTGCTATAAAAATTCTTCATAATGTAAAACCAGAATTTGGTGAAAATTTAAATAAAATGAAAAATTCAGGTTTCTTAGATCTTGAAAATAGAAAAGGAAAAGCTCCTGGAGGATATAATTATCCTTTAAGTGAAACAGGTGCTCCATTTATATTCATGAATGCTATTGGTATGCAGGGAGATGTAAGAACTCTACTTCATGAATCAGGACATGCAATGCATTCGTTTTCAATGAATTGGATTCCATATTCTTATTATCATCAAACACCAAGCGAAGTTGCTGAACTTGCATCTATGTCAATGGAACTATTAACTTTAGATTATTTAAATGAATATTATACAGATAAAGAAGATATAAAAAAAGCTGTATTAGAACAATTTGAAAGATCATTAGATGTTCTTCCATGGGTAATGACAGTAGATGCCTTTCAACATTGGATATATTTAAATCCAGATCACACGGCAGATGAAAGAACAAATTATTTTAAAGATCTAATGGATAGATTTAATACTGATATTGATTGGACAAATTTAGATGAAGAAAAAGGAAATAGATGGTTAAGACAATTACATATATTTGAAGTTCCATTTTATTATATAGAATATGCTATGTCTCAATTAGGAGCTTTAGCTATTTATAAAAACTTTAAAGAAAATGGCAAAAAAGCTGTTGAACAATATGAAGCTTTCTTAAAACTTGGATATACTAAGCCTGTTAGTGAACTTTATAGAGCAGCTGGAATAAAGTTTGATTTTTCAGAAAAGTATATAGGAGAATTAATGGAATTTATGAAAAAAGAAATTGAAAAAGCTGAATCATTATAA
- a CDS encoding metallophosphoesterase family protein, protein MIASISDIHGCYEQLKKILNQLSKFKIEKTIFLGDYIDRGTKVKETLDLILDYSKTNKSIFLQGNHENMAIDFLYKKNLYNEGVWFKNGAKETLNSLCNSYNNDYIKHIDKKYIFFLKSLENNIYYEYSNYIFVHGGIRDFKLNIEEQDLNCKKENAIKKHYSYLWVREDFLKQEKPYKNKVIIHGHTPVFYLTNYGIKPKNIYESYYKYSKDQDLISIDIDTGCVYGYSLSALLIENNNYYNISIQ, encoded by the coding sequence ATGATAGCTTCAATAAGTGATATACATGGATGTTATGAACAATTAAAAAAAATATTAAATCAACTTTCCAAATTTAAAATTGAAAAGACTATTTTTCTTGGTGATTATATTGACAGAGGAACAAAAGTAAAAGAAACTTTGGATCTTATATTGGATTATTCAAAAACAAATAAAAGTATTTTTCTTCAAGGAAATCATGAAAATATGGCAATAGATTTTTTGTATAAAAAAAACTTATACAATGAAGGAGTTTGGTTTAAAAATGGGGCAAAGGAAACATTGAATTCTTTATGTAATTCTTATAATAATGATTATATTAAACATATTGATAAAAAATATATATTTTTTTTAAAAAGTTTAGAAAATAATATTTATTATGAATATAGCAATTATATATTTGTACATGGTGGAATAAGAGATTTTAAATTAAATATTGAAGAACAAGATTTAAATTGTAAAAAGGAAAATGCTATAAAAAAACATTATTCGTATTTGTGGGTTAGAGAAGATTTTCTTAAACAAGAAAAACCTTATAAAAATAAAGTAATAATTCATGGACATACTCCAGTATTTTATTTAACTAATTATGGAATAAAACCCAAAAATATTTATGAATCATATTATAAATATTCAAAAGATCAAGATCTGATTTCAATTGACATAGATACAGGGTGTGTTTATGGTTATTCGCTTTCTGCTTTATTGATTGAAAATAATAATTATTATAATATTAGTATTCAGTGA
- the aar gene encoding bifunctional L-alanine/L-glutamate racemase, producing MIKDITEILHHLEENELSFGSVTPPIFQTSIFNYKNFKDFKNALLDEPNSYIYTRGNNPTVNILEKKLAELEHGEKAKLVSSGIAAISNSILAFVKSGDHIICVKDTYSWTKKLMENYLSRFNISHTYVEGNDIIEIKNAIKPNTKIIYLESPTTFTFKLQNLKEISTLSKKHGIKTIIDNTWATPIFQNPIDYGIDIVIHSASKYLGGHSDLVAGIIIGKKEDIRKIFETEFQNIGTVPDPFVAWLILRGLRTLHIRMERHYKSSMEIVNFLKKHKKVESVLYPFDKDYKQIQLAKKQMRGGSGLLSFKLKTRDLNKIIKFTNSINFFKRAVSWGGYESLIIPYAVTLKENELSNNENISLIRIHVGLENTELLMNDLNNALKNI from the coding sequence ATAATTAAAGATATTACAGAAATACTTCATCATTTAGAAGAAAATGAATTAAGTTTTGGATCTGTAACCCCCCCAATTTTTCAGACATCTATATTTAATTACAAAAATTTTAAAGATTTTAAGAATGCTCTTTTAGATGAACCAAATAGTTATATATATACACGAGGAAACAATCCAACAGTAAATATTTTAGAAAAAAAACTTGCCGAACTCGAACATGGAGAAAAAGCAAAGCTAGTTAGTTCAGGCATAGCCGCTATTTCAAATAGCATCTTAGCTTTTGTTAAGTCTGGTGATCATATAATTTGTGTAAAAGATACTTATAGTTGGACAAAAAAATTAATGGAAAATTATCTTTCGAGATTTAATATATCCCATACATATGTTGAAGGTAATGATATTATTGAAATAAAAAATGCTATAAAACCTAACACTAAAATTATATATCTAGAAAGTCCAACCACCTTTACTTTTAAGTTGCAAAATTTAAAAGAAATATCTACTTTATCAAAAAAACATGGTATAAAAACTATTATTGATAATACATGGGCAACACCAATTTTTCAAAATCCAATAGATTATGGTATAGATATAGTAATCCATTCAGCCTCAAAATATCTTGGAGGTCATTCTGATTTAGTAGCTGGAATAATTATTGGTAAAAAAGAAGATATAAGAAAAATTTTCGAAACAGAATTTCAAAATATTGGAACAGTTCCAGATCCATTTGTTGCTTGGCTAATCTTAAGAGGATTAAGAACGTTACACATAAGAATGGAAAGACATTATAAAAGTTCCATGGAAATAGTTAATTTTTTAAAAAAACATAAAAAAGTAGAGAGTGTTTTATATCCTTTTGATAAAGATTATAAACAAATACAATTAGCAAAAAAACAAATGCGAGGTGGTTCTGGATTATTATCTTTTAAACTTAAAACAAGAGATTTAAATAAAATAATTAAGTTTACAAATAGTATAAATTTTTTCAAAAGAGCTGTTAGCTGGGGAGGATATGAAAGTTTAATAATACCTTATGCAGTAACTCTTAAAGAAAATGAATTATCAAACAATGAAAATATTTCATTGATAAGAATACATGTTGGTTTAGAAAACACAGAACTTTTAATGAATGATTTAAATAATGCTTTAAAAAATATTTAA
- a CDS encoding TIGR02285 family protein yields MKKIIFFIFIFFSIIIFSNKQIKWFITNYPPAFIINKNNDFKGFEFNTLNNLIKKLNHYDITYYQTSLSRALTDMKNKKNVCALFLFKTPEREKFLYYSLPYRVTLPNGIIIRKSDKNKFKKYFDKNNKIKLESLLKERSLTLGINKKISYSKEIDDIIQKYINKPNIFLLTRENYIENLLKLLNLNRIDYFIGYAESINYLSKKLNMKDEFIYIPISEVNKKIFSILYITAPKNEFGKKIIDEVNKIILKTNFVEDAANYYKKWLDKSSINEFEKIYKIFLKQYLNKK; encoded by the coding sequence ATGAAAAAAATAATTTTTTTTATTTTTATATTTTTTTCAATTATTATTTTTTCAAATAAACAAATAAAATGGTTTATAACAAATTATCCACCTGCTTTTATAATAAATAAAAATAATGATTTTAAGGGATTTGAATTTAACACTTTAAATAATTTAATTAAGAAATTAAATCATTATGATATTACATATTATCAAACATCTCTTTCACGTGCTTTAACTGATATGAAAAATAAAAAAAATGTATGTGCATTATTTCTTTTTAAAACTCCAGAACGAGAAAAATTTTTATATTATTCGCTACCTTATAGAGTAACTCTTCCAAATGGAATAATTATAAGAAAATCTGATAAAAATAAATTTAAAAAATATTTTGACAAAAACAATAAAATAAAATTAGAAAGTTTATTAAAAGAAAGAAGTTTAACGTTGGGAATCAATAAAAAAATATCCTATAGTAAAGAAATTGATGATATTATACAAAAATATATAAATAAACCCAATATATTTTTATTAACAAGAGAAAATTATATTGAAAATTTATTAAAATTACTTAATTTAAACCGAATAGATTATTTTATAGGGTATGCTGAAAGCATAAATTATTTATCAAAAAAATTAAATATGAAAGATGAATTTATTTATATACCAATATCTGAAGTGAATAAAAAAATTTTTTCAATATTATACATTACGGCTCCTAAAAATGAGTTTGGTAAAAAAATAATAGATGAAGTAAATAAGATAATATTAAAAACTAATTTTGTAGAAGATGCTGCTAATTACTATAAAAAATGGCTTGATAAATCTTCAATAAATGAATTTGAAAAAATTTATAAGATATTTTTAAAACAATACTTAAATAAAAAATAA